The Acidimicrobiales bacterium DNA segment CCAAGGGGGCTGTATGCAGGACTTCTTCAAGCTGGCGAGCGCTGGCCCCGTCTTCTTCCTGAGCGCCTGGATCCTCATGGTCTTCGCGGGCGCGATCGGCCAGGACCTCGGCATCCGGCCGTTCGGCTACGTGACCTCGATGGTGGCGACCATCGCGCTGTGGCTCGTGCTTGCGCCCGCGATCGGGGCGATCGCCCGCGTCGGTCGGCACCGTTAGGCCGGATCGAGCGACCACCCGGTCACGCCGCGGCGCGGCCGGGTCGGAGCCAGCAGAACCCGGCTCAGGCCGGGGCCTTCGAGCGGGCGAGCGACCGCCTGGAGAAGGCGCGAGGAGCGCCCCGGGCTGGGGCCGCGCGCGAGCCGGCGACCTCGACGAGCGGCCGCGAGCTGGCACGCGGCTCGAGCTCGGGCAGCCGTCTCCCCTCGTTCGAGCGAGCGGCTGCACAGCGCTACGGTGTCCGACCGTGGACAGAGGGCGCGACGTCGGCGGTCACCGGCCGAACCGCCTGGTCGGCGGCGCGTGCTGTCGCCAGGCCCGCCGACGCGACGAAGCCCGCCGCTCGCCGGTGCTCGTGCCGGCCCCACGAGCGGATGCGGCCCCGTGCGCCTGAGCCCGCACGAGCAGGAGCGCCTGATGATCTCGCTGGCAGCGATGGTCGCTCGCGAGCGGCGCGCGAGAGGTCTGCGCCTCAACTACCCAGAGGCGGTGGCGATCATCGCGTCCTTCGTCCTGGAAGGCGCACGCGAGGGGCGCAGCGTCGCAGAGCTCGCGTCGGCGGGCCGGTCCGTCCTCCGCCGCGACGACGTCATGGAGGGTGTTCCCGAGATGATCGACGTGGTCCAGGTCGAGGCGACGTTCCCCGATGGCACGAAGCTCGTGACCGTCCACTCGCCCATCGTGTGAGCGTCGGGGGCGAACGTGCAGGACGCGGAGCGGCTCGTACCGGGCGAGGTGATCGTGTGCGACGAGCCGGTCACCGTCGTGGCCGACCCGGAGATCGAGCTCACCGTGATGAATGGCGGCGATCGGCCCATCCAGGTCGGCTCGCACTACCACTTCGCGGAAGCGAACCCCGCGTTGCGCTTCGACCGTGAGAGCGCCTGGGGGATGCGGCTCGCCATACCGGCAGGGACCTCGGTGCGCTTCGAGCCCGGCATCGAGCGACGGGTCGGGCTCGTCGCGCTGCGCGGCCGTCGCCGCGTGCTCGGGCTGCGTGGCCTCGTGGGCGGGCCGCTGGACCGGGGAGCGGCGTTGTGACGTCACTCCCTCGAGACCGCTACGTCGCCCTCTACGGGCCCACGGTCGGCGACCGCATTCGCCTCGCCGACACGAACCTGCTCGTCGAGGTCACCGAGGACCGCTGCGGGCCCGGAGACGAGGCGATCTTCGGGGGCGGGAAGGTGATCCGCGAGTCGATGGGCCAGGCGGCGGTGACGCGCGCCGAGGGCGCGCCGGATCTCGTGATAACCGGGGCGGTCGTCCTCGACTACTGGGGTGTCGTGAAGGCGGACGTGGGCGTTCGAGACGGAAGGATCGTCGCGCTCGGCAAGGCTGGCAACCCGGACACCGTCGACGGCGTGCATCCGGCGCTCGTCGTGGGGCCGAGCACGGAGGTGCTCGCGGGCAACGGCCTCATCCTCACCGCGGGCGGCATCGACTGTCACGTGCACCTCATCACGCCGGGGATCCTGGAGGAGGCTCTCGCCAGCGGGATCACCACGATCATCGGTGGGGGCACGGGACCTGCCGAGGGCACGCGAGCGACGACGGTCACCCCCGGCGCCTGGTACCT contains these protein-coding regions:
- a CDS encoding urease subunit gamma yields the protein MRLSPHEQERLMISLAAMVARERRARGLRLNYPEAVAIIASFVLEGAREGRSVAELASAGRSVLRRDDVMEGVPEMIDVVQVEATFPDGTKLVTVHSPIV
- a CDS encoding urease subunit beta produces the protein MQDAERLVPGEVIVCDEPVTVVADPEIELTVMNGGDRPIQVGSHYHFAEANPALRFDRESAWGMRLAIPAGTSVRFEPGIERRVGLVALRGRRRVLGLRGLVGGPLDRGAAL